A single Marinitoga aeolica DNA region contains:
- a CDS encoding tetratricopeptide repeat protein — protein MDSSLLKKIFLILFLLSILSLYSQTFLDKAEVYYFNGKSAFQTGEYKSAERFFEEALKLSAEIEIKYPDIRYMLGWTKFYLKKYKEAKNYLKDYASDPKVALALKSIEEGNIQENLHFESLKIKSSLPATEATTNNNLKIGWFYYILVSFVIFFVVAVMAFLIYFFILKKYSFGKKVTEVKTIEEPLELEEVEEEASIPVEEILEVKIDELEELWNEYEKMKKKMDIDESEPIEPINVPNNQSVETVETNLEELDVNSLLEESLPEENKDINIDIEDVLEEENVIPENTEEHSEIETKNANESEIEEEIKNENDNIESFIENEKMDNLDNIETIKPNIDVITKYNKIMSEPEGAIIVSNVKGLESLEKIDEEVAKKGGIFSKADLHAIFKEIFADKNRDHLMIE, from the coding sequence ATGGATAGCTCATTATTAAAAAAAATTTTTTTAATTCTATTTTTACTATCAATATTGTCCTTATACAGCCAGACATTTCTGGATAAGGCAGAAGTATATTATTTTAACGGAAAAAGTGCTTTTCAAACTGGTGAATATAAAAGCGCCGAAAGATTTTTTGAAGAAGCTCTAAAACTTTCCGCTGAAATTGAAATAAAATATCCTGATATTAGATATATGCTGGGTTGGACAAAATTTTATTTAAAAAAGTATAAGGAGGCAAAAAATTATTTAAAAGATTATGCAAGTGATCCAAAAGTCGCACTTGCTCTAAAAAGCATAGAAGAAGGAAATATTCAGGAAAACTTACATTTTGAATCTTTAAAAATAAAATCTTCATTACCAGCTACTGAAGCCACTACAAATAATAATTTGAAGATTGGTTGGTTTTATTACATATTAGTTTCATTCGTAATATTTTTCGTTGTAGCAGTTATGGCGTTTTTAATTTACTTTTTTATTCTAAAGAAATATTCATTTGGTAAAAAAGTAACAGAAGTTAAAACTATCGAAGAACCTCTCGAACTCGAAGAAGTTGAGGAAGAAGCTTCTATTCCTGTGGAAGAAATACTTGAAGTAAAAATAGATGAGTTAGAAGAACTATGGAATGAATATGAAAAAATGAAAAAGAAAATGGATATAGATGAAAGTGAACCCATTGAACCTATTAATGTTCCAAATAATCAATCCGTTGAAACTGTTGAAACTAATCTGGAAGAACTTGATGTTAATTCCTTATTAGAAGAATCTTTACCTGAAGAAAATAAAGATATTAATATAGATATCGAAGATGTTTTAGAAGAAGAAAACGTAATTCCAGAAAATACAGAAGAACATTCCGAAATTGAAACTAAAAATGCAAACGAAAGTGAAATCGAAGAGGAAATTAAAAACGAAAATGATAATATTGAATCTTTTATAGAAAATGAAAAAATGGATAATTTAGATAATATAGAAACTATTAAACCAAATATAGATGTAATCACAAAATATAATAAAATTATGTCTGAACCAGAAGGAGCTATAATTGTTTCAAACGTCAAAGGGTTAGAAAGCTTGGAAAAAATCGATGAAGAAGTAGCAAAGAAAGGTGGAATTTTTTCAAAAGCTGATTTACACGCCATTTTTAAAGAAATCTTTGCCGATAAGAATAGGGATCACCTTATGATAGAATAA
- the thiI gene encoding tRNA uracil 4-sulfurtransferase ThiI: MYDFVVIKYSEIGTKGKNRKVFESKLMNNIVLQLNHKVNAKKIYGRIIVTPKENEKIDETMLNSLKKVFGIKSISPAIEVKKDYEDIKNNIIKLLKNKNIISGSFKIDARRTDKFFPIRSFDLNKNLGADILKEFPNLSVDVHNPDYLIRVEIRHEVSFVYFENIECFAGYPVGAGGKASIMLSGGIDSPVAAWIMMKRGMKLNAISFYSPPSNNEKTIMKLIELSKKLSEYYPFKFYHYIIPFTDVQIAIKNLNVESYSLILQRRSMLRIASKLAKHTNSQALITGENLGQVASQTLENMITISDATNMLILRPLVGYEKLEIVNKSQEIGTYDISIWPYKDSCVAFLPKNPATKSYSDKLKKYEERINDLEKLENDVLNKSLVYVIKNGRVLENYIFSDNEVL, encoded by the coding sequence GTGTATGATTTTGTTGTGATAAAATATAGTGAAATTGGTACAAAGGGCAAAAACAGAAAAGTGTTTGAAAGTAAGCTAATGAATAACATAGTTCTTCAATTGAACCATAAAGTAAATGCTAAAAAAATATACGGAAGAATTATAGTAACTCCTAAAGAAAATGAGAAAATAGATGAAACTATGTTAAATTCTTTAAAAAAAGTTTTTGGTATTAAATCCATATCTCCAGCTATAGAAGTAAAAAAGGATTATGAAGATATAAAAAATAACATAATAAAATTATTAAAAAACAAAAATATAATTTCTGGTTCCTTCAAAATAGACGCGAGAAGAACCGATAAATTTTTTCCTATTAGAAGTTTCGATCTAAATAAAAATCTTGGTGCAGATATTTTAAAAGAGTTTCCAAATTTATCTGTAGATGTTCATAATCCAGATTATTTAATTAGAGTTGAAATTAGACATGAAGTATCCTTTGTTTACTTTGAAAATATAGAATGTTTCGCAGGATATCCCGTTGGCGCCGGAGGAAAAGCAAGTATAATGCTATCTGGCGGAATTGACAGTCCAGTTGCTGCATGGATAATGATGAAACGTGGAATGAAATTAAATGCAATTTCTTTTTATAGCCCCCCAAGTAATAATGAAAAAACAATAATGAAATTAATTGAATTAAGTAAAAAATTGAGTGAATATTACCCATTTAAATTTTATCATTATATTATACCTTTTACAGATGTTCAAATTGCAATTAAAAATTTAAATGTGGAAAGTTATTCTTTGATTTTACAAAGAAGATCCATGCTAAGAATAGCTTCTAAGTTAGCTAAACATACCAACAGCCAGGCTTTAATCACAGGAGAAAATTTAGGCCAGGTGGCTTCTCAAACATTGGAAAATATGATAACCATATCAGACGCAACTAATATGTTAATTTTAAGACCTTTAGTGGGATATGAAAAACTGGAAATAGTTAATAAATCTCAAGAAATAGGCACTTATGATATTTCAATATGGCCTTATAAGGATAGCTGTGTAGCATTTTTACCTAAAAATCCTGCTACCAAATCTTACAGTGATAAATTAAAAAAATATGAGGAAAGAATAAATGATTTAGAAAAACTAGAAAATGATGTTTTAAATAAGAGTTTGGTTTATGTAATAAAAAATGGTAGAGTACTCGAAAATTATATTTTTTCTGATAATGAGGTGTTATGA
- a CDS encoding STAS domain-containing protein, which translates to MKIIKVQRNKIYTVKIIGEFTLYDIHDFENEVKPLITKKDINTIIMDFRELITIDSTGIGQLISLQRKLKEMGKELVLINMNEKIKKLFALLKLQEVFNINK; encoded by the coding sequence ATGAAAATAATAAAAGTACAAAGAAATAAGATTTATACAGTTAAAATTATTGGAGAATTTACATTGTATGATATTCATGATTTTGAAAATGAGGTTAAGCCTCTAATAACCAAAAAGGATATAAATACAATAATTATGGATTTTAGAGAATTAATAACAATTGATAGTACTGGAATAGGACAGCTTATTTCCCTTCAAAGAAAATTAAAAGAAATGGGAAAAGAGTTAGTTCTAATAAATATGAATGAAAAAATTAAAAAATTGTTCGCATTATTAAAGCTCCAAGAAGTTTTCAATATCAATAAATAA
- a CDS encoding TatD family hydrolase, with product MDTHCHLNLIDNKNEIINSFEKENMEFVIEVGINVENSFKTVELANSYENIYCSVGIHPNDSSNLSNKDFDTIKILAQNEKVIAIGEIGLDYYREYTSKKDQFSSFINQIQIAKELNLPLILHIREAYDDAFNILINEGLPDKLGVVHCFSADWKTAKKFLDLGFYIGIDGPITFKNNNTLVEVVKNTPIEYILPETDSPFLTPVPFRGKKNNPTYVKYVIQKIAEIKNMNIEDTSQILVENSRKIFDI from the coding sequence GTGGACACACATTGCCATTTAAATTTAATAGACAATAAGAATGAAATAATTAATTCATTTGAAAAAGAAAATATGGAATTTGTAATAGAAGTTGGAATAAACGTAGAAAACTCTTTTAAAACTGTAGAGTTAGCTAATTCTTATGAAAATATCTATTGCTCAGTAGGCATCCATCCAAATGATTCATCTAATTTATCAAATAAAGATTTTGATACAATTAAGATTCTTGCACAAAATGAGAAGGTTATTGCTATTGGGGAAATAGGTTTAGATTATTACAGGGAATACACATCTAAAAAAGATCAGTTTTCTTCATTTATAAATCAAATTCAAATAGCTAAAGAATTAAACTTACCTTTGATTTTACATATAAGAGAAGCTTACGATGATGCATTTAACATATTGATTAATGAAGGATTACCAGATAAATTGGGTGTTGTACATTGCTTTTCTGCTGATTGGAAAACGGCCAAAAAGTTCTTAGATCTTGGATTTTATATTGGTATTGATGGTCCTATAACCTTTAAAAATAATAATACATTAGTAGAAGTTGTAAAAAATACACCTATTGAATATATATTACCAGAAACAGATTCACCTTTTTTAACACCAGTTCCTTTTAGGGGAAAGAAGAATAATCCTACATATGTGAAATACGTAATACAAAAAATAGCTGAAATTAAAAATATGAATATAGAAGATACTTCACAAATTTTAGTAGAAAATTCAAGAAAAATATTTGATATTTAA
- a CDS encoding bifunctional nuclease family protein — protein sequence MLKKVDVITMGLDKVSNSPVVFLRIENTHIGLPIWIGACEATYLALAINEQKTPRPLTHDLLLNILENEGYSLKKIEINNMENDIYYSNIFLEKDDNEIVIDSRPSDALILAIKSKIPIYVKDKLAIDNGIDISFIPIEDHDSENEENKRKEFKEFLENFDIDTIKKHFFDEGNENNENDENK from the coding sequence ATGTTAAAAAAAGTTGATGTGATAACAATGGGTTTAGATAAAGTTTCCAATTCCCCTGTTGTTTTTTTACGAATAGAAAACACACATATAGGTCTTCCAATATGGATAGGAGCTTGTGAAGCAACTTATCTAGCCCTGGCTATTAATGAGCAAAAAACTCCAAGGCCATTAACTCATGACCTTTTACTGAATATATTAGAAAATGAAGGATATTCTTTAAAAAAAATAGAAATAAATAACATGGAAAATGATATATATTATTCCAACATTTTCCTTGAAAAGGATGATAACGAAATAGTAATTGACTCAAGACCATCTGATGCATTAATATTAGCTATTAAAAGTAAGATACCCATATACGTTAAAGATAAGTTAGCTATCGATAATGGAATAGATATATCTTTTATCCCCATAGAAGACCATGATTCCGAAAATGAGGAAAATAAAAGAAAAGAATTCAAGGAGTTCCTGGAAAATTTTGATATTGATACTATAAAGAAGCATTTTTTTGATGAAGGGAATGAAAATAATGAAAACGATGAAAATAAGTGA
- a CDS encoding lysophospholipid acyltransferase family protein, whose translation MKKIIFYIHTILLTIWFYIGFLGYVVIYGSIVLLISKLLKLIKGENISERYLRKVVYNFGKRSFKLMGIKVDVEKEIDLRELENSPYIVVANHQSLFDIPLIIGYVHPVGFIAKKELEKAPIISSFIKSLGSVFIDRKNPSQAAKALRELRKKLLEGRKLALFPEGTRTLDGNVKKFKKGSLMIPYRYGIKIVPVSIDGTYYMNKKGEHLIKPHKIKVKIFKAIDPKEYENESDLIDYVYNLIASEVNKDKKEVI comes from the coding sequence ATGAAAAAAATAATTTTTTATATACATACCATTTTATTAACTATATGGTTTTACATAGGTTTTTTAGGATATGTTGTAATATACGGTTCTATAGTTTTATTAATTTCAAAATTATTGAAATTAATAAAAGGAGAAAACATTTCAGAGAGATATTTAAGGAAAGTGGTTTATAATTTTGGTAAAAGATCTTTTAAATTAATGGGAATAAAAGTTGATGTGGAAAAAGAAATAGACTTGAGAGAATTAGAAAACAGCCCTTATATAGTTGTAGCAAATCATCAAAGTTTATTTGATATCCCCCTAATTATAGGATATGTTCATCCTGTTGGGTTTATAGCTAAAAAAGAATTAGAAAAAGCTCCAATTATATCTTCTTTTATTAAATCATTAGGTTCAGTTTTTATTGATAGAAAAAATCCTTCTCAGGCAGCAAAAGCTTTAAGGGAGTTAAGAAAAAAATTATTAGAAGGCAGAAAATTAGCACTTTTCCCTGAAGGAACAAGAACTTTAGATGGAAATGTAAAAAAATTTAAAAAAGGGTCTTTAATGATACCCTATAGATATGGTATTAAAATAGTCCCTGTTTCTATTGATGGAACTTATTATATGAATAAAAAAGGTGAGCATTTAATAAAGCCTCATAAAATTAAAGTTAAAATATTTAAAGCAATAGATCCTAAAGAATACGAAAATGAATCTGATTTAATAGACTATGTATACAATTTAATTGCTTCTGAAGTCAATAAAGATAAAAAGGAAGTGATTTGA
- a CDS encoding polyprenyl synthetase family protein, translating to MKTMKISDFKNLFDKKSHSFFESLDLSNLLKTSLEYSFFSGGKRLRPWIIYNIGRYYDIDEEKLLKIGFATEIIHTASLIHDDLPAIDNSNYRRGNMSNHKKFSEWRAILTGDLGFILPFKIFAEFDDNESRYLNAFFSETILNLIEGETLDVAFEKNIIKPTKSDIENMYRKKTSALFEFSFACSPLLLNKKEEFNSLKKAGKNFGIAFQIYDDLKDIYGNFEDVGKDLNRDENKFTFLKILSPEKAKIYANNLFSETISILLSLKFIDFIEELQKIKSLIERK from the coding sequence ATGAAAACGATGAAAATAAGTGATTTTAAAAATTTATTTGATAAAAAATCTCATTCTTTTTTTGAATCTTTAGATTTATCTAATCTTTTAAAAACTTCACTGGAATATTCTTTTTTTTCTGGAGGAAAAAGATTACGCCCATGGATAATTTACAATATTGGACGATATTATGATATAGATGAAGAAAAACTTCTTAAAATAGGTTTTGCAACTGAAATTATTCATACGGCCTCATTAATACACGACGATCTACCAGCCATAGATAATAGCAACTATCGTCGTGGCAATATGTCAAATCATAAAAAATTTAGTGAGTGGAGAGCTATTTTAACAGGAGATCTGGGTTTTATTTTACCCTTTAAAATATTTGCAGAATTTGATGATAATGAATCGAGATATTTAAACGCTTTTTTTTCTGAAACAATATTAAACCTAATCGAAGGTGAAACTTTAGATGTAGCATTTGAGAAAAATATAATCAAACCAACAAAGTCAGATATAGAAAATATGTATAGAAAAAAAACCTCGGCACTATTTGAATTTTCCTTTGCGTGTTCACCATTATTGTTAAATAAAAAAGAGGAATTCAATTCTTTAAAAAAAGCAGGTAAGAATTTTGGAATAGCTTTTCAAATTTATGATGATTTAAAAGATATATATGGAAATTTCGAAGATGTTGGAAAGGATTTAAATAGAGATGAAAACAAATTTACATTCTTAAAAATCTTATCTCCAGAAAAAGCTAAAATTTATGCCAATAATTTATTCAGTGAAACAATTTCAATACTTTTAAGCCTAAAATTTATTGACTTTATTGAAGAATTACAAAAAATAAAATCCTTAATTGAAAGGAAATGA
- the lgt gene encoding prolipoprotein diacylglyceryl transferase gives MQDKLFKNVFIISTSFILLLIIFLLPGVFSGKIILNPVLLTLGNLQIRWYGLLIATGVFLSFYLANNTAKMWNISEDDLSTAVIIGIVFAIIGARLYYVTFNWEIYSKTPSEIFKTWHGGMAIHGGILGALLSVYLYTKLKKNITFSFLKGLDLMAHVLPLGQAIGRWGNFFNYEAYGGPTNLPWKMYIPAPYRMPGYEKFEYFHPTFLYESIWDLGIFLFLFYYARNKKKFDGEIISLYLILYSAGRAWIELLRTDSLMFAGMKVAVLISILFIFIGIIMYFTLKKYQRN, from the coding sequence ATGCAAGATAAACTATTTAAAAATGTTTTTATCATTTCTACATCTTTTATTTTACTTTTGATAATTTTTTTATTACCTGGTGTATTTTCTGGCAAGATTATTTTAAATCCTGTATTATTAACCTTAGGAAATTTACAAATTAGATGGTATGGACTACTTATAGCAACAGGAGTTTTTCTTAGTTTTTATCTGGCTAACAATACTGCAAAAATGTGGAATATTTCCGAGGATGATTTATCTACAGCTGTTATAATAGGAATTGTCTTCGCAATTATTGGCGCTCGATTATATTATGTAACTTTTAATTGGGAAATATATTCCAAAACACCTTCTGAAATATTTAAAACATGGCATGGTGGGATGGCTATACATGGTGGAATTTTGGGAGCTTTATTATCAGTATATCTTTATACCAAATTGAAAAAAAATATAACTTTTAGTTTTTTAAAAGGGTTAGATTTAATGGCTCACGTATTACCTTTGGGACAGGCAATTGGAAGATGGGGAAACTTTTTTAATTACGAAGCTTACGGTGGTCCTACAAACCTTCCGTGGAAAATGTATATTCCAGCTCCATATAGAATGCCAGGATATGAAAAATTCGAATATTTTCATCCTACATTTTTATATGAATCAATATGGGATTTAGGAATATTTCTATTTTTATTTTATTATGCAAGAAATAAAAAGAAATTTGATGGAGAGATTATTTCTTTATACCTAATTTTATACTCTGCTGGAAGGGCATGGATAGAACTTTTAAGAACAGATTCATTAATGTTCGCGGGAATGAAAGTTGCTGTATTAATTAGTATTTTATTTATATTTATTGGTATAATAATGTATTTTACGCTAAAAAAATATCAAAGAAATTAA
- a CDS encoding ABC transporter substrate-binding protein, with protein MKKVLLVLLLVVSILAFSSKVLVVGTTDKIRTLDPAKCYDYFSSNILQNVLTGLVDYEVNTSNLIPSLAESWEVSPDSLVYTFHLRKDAKFEDGTAIDASVMKYSIDRAMKLNGDPAFLLTDIVDSTKVVDKYTFQIKLKYPFSAFLSVLGYTVAWPVNPNLYPENAFYEGAPSSSGPYKIAEWIRDVRIVLEKNDKYFGPAPKVDKVVITFYESAATLRLALETGQIDIAFRHLDPRDISDLENNPNINVIKGSSPQIRYLVLNTKQAPFSNPLVRKAIMYAVDRQRIVDDVFVGLAQPLYSMVPMGMWSHEDIFPKRNLRAAKRLLQQAGYWTDKPLTIDLWYSPTHYGTTEADVAQVLKESLEETGIIKVNIKYAEWSTYVDYFLNGTMGLFLLGWYPDYIDPDDYLWPFLSVNGAKSMGSFYENPTTEAVMKAARVCVDQNTRSDLYDQVQNHLVVDVPNIPLWQGVAVVATQKNIKGVLLEPTQIFRYYLIEKK; from the coding sequence ATGAAGAAAGTTTTACTTGTTTTATTGTTAGTTGTTTCTATTTTGGCTTTTTCATCAAAAGTATTAGTTGTTGGTACAACTGATAAAATTAGGACATTAGATCCTGCAAAATGTTATGATTATTTTTCCAGTAATATTTTGCAGAATGTATTAACAGGATTAGTTGATTATGAAGTAAATACTTCTAATCTCATTCCATCGTTAGCAGAAAGTTGGGAAGTTTCTCCTGACAGTTTAGTTTACACATTCCATCTTAGAAAGGATGCTAAATTCGAGGATGGAACTGCTATTGATGCTTCTGTTATGAAATATTCTATTGACAGAGCTATGAAATTAAATGGTGATCCTGCATTTTTATTAACAGATATCGTTGATAGCACTAAAGTTGTTGATAAATATACATTCCAAATTAAATTGAAATATCCATTCTCTGCATTTTTATCTGTTTTAGGATATACTGTAGCATGGCCTGTAAACCCAAATTTATATCCTGAAAATGCATTTTATGAAGGAGCTCCTTCTTCATCAGGACCATACAAAATTGCTGAATGGATAAGAGATGTTAGAATTGTTTTAGAAAAGAATGATAAATATTTTGGGCCAGCACCAAAAGTTGATAAAGTTGTTATTACATTCTATGAAAGCGCTGCAACTTTGAGATTGGCTTTAGAAACAGGTCAAATTGATATTGCATTTAGACATTTAGATCCAAGGGATATTTCTGATCTTGAAAATAATCCAAATATTAATGTTATAAAAGGTAGCAGTCCTCAAATAAGATATTTAGTATTAAACACAAAACAAGCTCCATTCTCAAATCCTCTTGTAAGGAAAGCTATAATGTATGCTGTTGATAGACAGAGAATAGTTGATGATGTATTTGTTGGATTAGCTCAACCATTATATTCAATGGTTCCAATGGGAATGTGGAGTCATGAAGATATATTCCCAAAAAGAAATTTAAGAGCGGCAAAGAGATTACTACAACAAGCTGGATATTGGACAGATAAGCCATTAACAATAGACTTATGGTATTCACCTACACATTATGGTACAACTGAAGCAGATGTTGCTCAAGTATTAAAAGAATCATTAGAAGAAACAGGTATTATAAAGGTTAATATTAAATATGCAGAATGGTCAACATATGTAGATTATTTCTTAAATGGTACAATGGGATTATTCTTATTAGGTTGGTATCCAGATTATATTGATCCAGACGATTATTTATGGCCATTCTTAAGTGTAAATGGTGCAAAATCAATGGGGAGCTTCTATGAAAACCCAACAACAGAAGCTGTTATGAAAGCTGCAAGAGTTTGTGTTGATCAAAATACAAGATCAGATCTTTATGATCAAGTTCAAAATCATTTAGTTGTAGACGTTCCAAATATTCCATTATGGCAGGGTGTTGCAGTAGTTGCTACACAAAAGAACAT
- a CDS encoding YitT family protein has translation MKKETIKELFFITSGTFINAIGWTLFLIPWKIVGGGLSGIGTMIYYVTGIPVGISYLLMNIVLLYAAMKIIGKSFGFKTIYGIASSSFFITFLQGYFHSPIIYDEFLSTVIGGILLGTGIGIVFLAGGTTGGTEIIVMIINKYKNVSPGRTMFLFDIIIIGSSIFIFGSFEKIIYGYVTMAIAGYATDLVLEGRKSSVQLFVFSESYGYIADEITKTLGRGVTVIQGTGWYTKENKNIILTIIKRKELPIVLKIIKKHDKNAFISMSSAAGVFGQGFEKLKV, from the coding sequence TTGAAAAAAGAAACTATAAAGGAACTTTTTTTTATTACTTCTGGAACCTTTATTAATGCTATAGGTTGGACTCTATTTTTGATTCCATGGAAAATTGTGGGTGGTGGATTAAGCGGAATAGGTACAATGATTTATTATGTTACTGGAATCCCAGTAGGTATAAGTTATTTATTAATGAATATAGTCTTATTATATGCAGCAATGAAAATAATTGGGAAATCATTTGGGTTTAAAACTATATATGGAATAGCAAGTTCAAGTTTTTTTATTACTTTTTTACAAGGTTATTTCCACTCTCCAATTATTTATGATGAATTTTTATCAACCGTAATTGGAGGTATATTATTAGGAACTGGGATTGGAATCGTATTTTTGGCCGGAGGCACTACTGGCGGCACGGAAATAATTGTGATGATCATAAATAAATATAAAAATGTTAGTCCAGGAAGAACCATGTTTCTATTTGATATAATAATTATTGGTAGTTCAATTTTCATTTTTGGTTCTTTTGAAAAAATTATATATGGTTATGTAACTATGGCAATAGCAGGATATGCAACCGATCTTGTTTTAGAGGGTAGAAAGTCTTCTGTTCAATTATTTGTTTTTTCTGAATCCTATGGTTATATTGCAGATGAAATCACAAAAACACTTGGAAGAGGCGTTACCGTCATACAAGGTACAGGATGGTACACAAAAGAAAATAAAAATATTATTTTAACTATTATAAAAAGAAAAGAACTACCTATTGTTTTAAAAATTATCAAAAAACATGATAAAAATGCATTTATTTCAATGTCTTCTGCAGCAGGAGTTTTTGGACAAGGTTTTGAAAAATTAAAAGTATAG
- a CDS encoding ABC transporter ATP-binding protein, which yields MIEVINLEKSYGPKPALIDVNLTINPGDIYVLVGPNGAGKTTTLKCIYGDLKPDEGKILINGKKLNKFRKRNITVLLEDRITFKGLFPYDYAELWKILYPNWNDKKYKELMMEFNLPINKPVHTYSSGMKTLFYIILMFASQPKIMILDEPTQNIDPVKKDKILKMLKEFVSNNENMVIMSTHHIEEVELIATRFAIINSGKTTFEGNIEKALSAHKIVKQSEMTEEMEIITPLDDGILVKTDENIGRAPDFREVVLGYLKK from the coding sequence ATGATAGAAGTTATAAATTTAGAAAAATCATATGGACCAAAACCAGCACTAATTGACGTTAATCTTACTATTAATCCCGGAGATATATATGTATTAGTTGGGCCAAATGGTGCAGGAAAAACAACTACATTAAAATGTATATATGGAGATTTAAAACCAGATGAAGGAAAAATTTTAATAAATGGCAAAAAATTAAATAAGTTTAGAAAGAGAAATATAACTGTTTTATTGGAAGATAGAATTACATTTAAAGGTTTATTTCCATATGATTATGCAGAATTATGGAAAATATTATATCCAAATTGGAATGATAAAAAATATAAAGAATTAATGATGGAATTTAATTTACCAATAAATAAACCTGTTCATACTTATTCTTCAGGTATGAAAACATTATTTTATATAATTTTAATGTTTGCTTCTCAGCCCAAAATAATGATTTTAGATGAACCTACACAAAATATTGATCCAGTTAAAAAAGATAAAATTTTAAAGATGCTAAAAGAATTTGTTTCTAATAATGAAAATATGGTAATAATGTCTACCCATCATATAGAAGAAGTAGAATTAATTGCAACAAGATTTGCTATAATAAATTCTGGAAAAACTACGTTTGAAGGAAATATAGAAAAAGCATTATCTGCTCATAAAATTGTTAAACAGAGTGAAATGACAGAAGAAATGGAAATAATAACCCCTTTAGATGACGGAATTTTAGTAAAAACAGACGAAAATATAGGAAGAGCTCCAGATTTTAGAGAAGTTGTATTAGGATATTTAAAAAAATAA
- a CDS encoding cupin domain-containing protein has product MEKAYIGKAMDVEPITYDDGGKTVKGAHKRVLIGNKLGAPNFVMRLFTLEKDGFSPKHTHNWEHEVFVLKGKLEVFNGEEYIVAEEGDFVFVPPNVEHQFKNINDGESQFICVIPKSGGE; this is encoded by the coding sequence ATGGAAAAAGCTTATATTGGAAAAGCTATGGATGTTGAACCAATTACATATGATGACGGTGGTAAAACTGTAAAGGGGGCACATAAAAGGGTTTTAATTGGAAATAAGTTAGGTGCTCCAAATTTTGTTATGAGATTATTTACTTTAGAAAAAGATGGTTTTTCCCCAAAACATACACATAATTGGGAACACGAAGTATTTGTATTAAAAGGTAAATTAGAAGTATTTAATGGTGAAGAATACATTGTTGCTGAAGAAGGAGATTTTGTTTTTGTTCCGCCAAATGTTGAACATCAATTTAAAAATATTAATGATGGTGAAAGTCAATTTATTTGTGTAATTCCAAAAAGTGGAGGGGAATGA